A window of Haliscomenobacter hydrossis DSM 1100 contains these coding sequences:
- a CDS encoding PadR family transcriptional regulator, with the protein MKRTYLGEFEELVLLTVAVLEGQAYGVVLLHELIAQTGRSLRLNQVHSALQRLEDKGMLSSEMGEPTAERGGRRKRLFKVTAFGLRTLEEIQEIRSSLWNRFNNPKTDPSL; encoded by the coding sequence ATGAAAAGAACCTACCTGGGCGAGTTTGAAGAACTGGTGTTGCTGACGGTAGCCGTGCTGGAAGGGCAGGCCTATGGCGTTGTGCTCTTACACGAACTCATTGCCCAAACCGGGCGCTCCCTTCGGCTCAATCAGGTACACTCCGCCCTGCAACGCCTGGAGGACAAAGGTATGCTGAGTTCCGAAATGGGTGAACCCACTGCCGAACGCGGAGGGCGTCGCAAACGCTTATTCAAAGTCACTGCCTTTGGCCTGCGCACATTGGAAGAGATCCAGGAGATTCGCAGCAGTTTGTGGAACCGTTTTAACAACCCCAAAACCGATCCAAGCCTATGA
- a CDS encoding ABC transporter permease, with translation MFSNLFKLAWRNLLKNKSISAINLLGLSAGLTAALLIFQYVLYERSYDSFTDHADRVWRLQIDKTTKGAIEWQSATFFPAFGPTMKKDFPEIEDFCRLIDAETLLANETRNIRFAEKKGYYADPATLDILGVELQQGNPETALSGPDKIVLSQKTAQKYFGVENPLGKILTVPDADFPRKYEVTGVFEDYPTNSHLILDYLVSYSTLGNILRMSGDTSNATETAWGWYDFYIYYKLRPDADAKALEAKLPAFCDRYMNNEERLKLASVRYDAFLTPLRSIHLESHVNQEAEVNADGQGVNFLYLIAFFVLAIAWVNFINLSTARSMERAREVGVHKVLGAFKRQLVAQFMTESFVLNLVAVLIALGVTWVMMPTFGRLVERDFSSMGLFSSLSGQLWTTFGLTCLVGVVLSGLYPAFVLSSYQPIAVLKGGLKGNPRGNWLRKGLIVFQFAASIALMVGTVVVLRQLNYMRNQPLGFEVKQTMVLEGVQSLQDSAYTSAYSAFKQELSQIPGIQGVTASSTVPGNEIYWTNSFYRAGQDATTASRITMYRMACDYDFLKTYNIQVLEGRAFDPKFGENNRTILLNESAAKDPGFASSGEAVNAYLMAGTDSLKIIGVVSDFHQEGLQKVVMPMMISYREGMRNFYSAKIESRDYGATIGSIQALWAKHFPADPFDYFFLDDHFQKQYRSDILFGQVFGFFTLLAILVACLGLFGLASYQALQRRKEIGIRKVLGATTTQVTSLLAKDFVRLVLVSILLAVPISMYIMQKWLENFAYRTNIPWWAFVLAAVVAVMIAVLTVSLQSIRAALANPVNALRSE, from the coding sequence ATGTTTTCCAACCTCTTCAAACTTGCCTGGCGGAATTTGTTGAAAAACAAAAGTATCTCGGCCATCAATCTGCTTGGTCTCAGTGCCGGATTGACGGCTGCTTTGTTGATTTTCCAATACGTGTTGTACGAACGCAGCTACGACTCCTTTACGGATCATGCCGATCGGGTCTGGCGTTTGCAAATCGACAAAACCACCAAAGGGGCAATAGAGTGGCAATCCGCAACCTTTTTTCCTGCCTTTGGGCCTACCATGAAAAAAGATTTTCCGGAGATAGAAGATTTTTGTCGCCTCATCGATGCCGAGACCCTATTGGCCAATGAAACCCGTAACATTCGTTTTGCCGAAAAAAAGGGCTATTACGCTGACCCAGCCACGCTGGATATTTTAGGGGTAGAATTGCAGCAGGGCAACCCGGAGACGGCGCTAAGCGGACCAGATAAAATTGTATTGTCTCAAAAAACGGCCCAAAAATATTTTGGTGTGGAAAATCCGCTGGGCAAAATCCTGACGGTTCCCGACGCCGATTTCCCCAGAAAATATGAGGTGACTGGCGTATTTGAAGATTACCCCACCAACTCCCATTTGATCCTTGACTACCTGGTATCTTATAGCACCCTGGGCAATATTTTGCGCATGTCGGGTGACACCAGCAATGCTACCGAAACCGCCTGGGGCTGGTACGATTTTTACATCTATTACAAATTGCGACCCGATGCGGATGCTAAGGCACTGGAAGCAAAACTGCCCGCCTTTTGTGACCGCTACATGAACAATGAGGAGCGCCTGAAGTTGGCCAGCGTTCGTTATGACGCCTTTTTGACGCCCTTGCGGAGTATTCACCTCGAATCTCATGTCAACCAGGAGGCGGAAGTCAATGCCGATGGGCAGGGGGTTAACTTTTTGTACCTCATCGCTTTTTTTGTGCTGGCCATTGCCTGGGTCAATTTTATCAATCTTTCTACAGCACGTTCCATGGAGCGGGCAAGGGAAGTCGGTGTACACAAGGTATTGGGGGCTTTCAAACGACAATTGGTTGCTCAGTTTATGACCGAAAGTTTTGTACTAAATTTGGTTGCCGTGTTAATTGCGCTCGGGGTAACCTGGGTGATGATGCCCACTTTTGGGCGTTTGGTGGAGCGCGATTTTAGTAGCATGGGCTTATTCAGTTCGCTCAGTGGGCAGTTGTGGACTACTTTTGGGTTGACCTGCCTGGTGGGTGTGGTACTTTCAGGTTTGTATCCTGCTTTTGTGTTGTCGAGTTACCAGCCGATTGCAGTGCTGAAAGGTGGGTTGAAAGGAAACCCCCGAGGCAATTGGTTGCGCAAAGGGCTGATCGTATTTCAGTTTGCTGCATCCATTGCTTTGATGGTAGGTACCGTGGTGGTGTTGCGCCAACTCAACTACATGCGCAATCAACCACTCGGTTTTGAGGTCAAACAAACCATGGTCTTGGAAGGGGTACAAAGCCTACAAGACAGTGCCTACACCAGCGCCTATTCCGCCTTCAAACAGGAACTCTCACAAATCCCGGGCATCCAGGGCGTGACTGCCAGCAGTACCGTGCCCGGCAATGAAATATATTGGACCAATTCTTTTTACCGGGCGGGCCAGGATGCAACCACTGCATCACGAATTACCATGTACCGCATGGCTTGTGATTATGATTTTTTAAAAACCTACAACATCCAGGTGCTGGAAGGACGAGCTTTCGACCCAAAATTTGGCGAGAATAACCGGACCATACTCCTCAATGAATCGGCGGCCAAAGACCCGGGCTTTGCCTCTTCAGGTGAGGCCGTGAATGCCTACCTGATGGCAGGTACCGACTCCCTCAAAATCATCGGGGTAGTCAGCGATTTTCATCAGGAAGGACTACAAAAAGTAGTGATGCCCATGATGATCAGTTACCGGGAAGGCATGCGCAATTTTTATTCGGCCAAAATTGAAAGTCGGGATTATGGGGCAACCATCGGCTCGATACAAGCGCTTTGGGCCAAACATTTCCCCGCCGATCCCTTTGATTATTTCTTCCTGGATGACCATTTCCAAAAGCAGTACCGTTCGGATATCCTGTTTGGGCAAGTATTTGGATTTTTTACCCTGTTGGCCATTTTGGTAGCTTGTTTGGGTTTGTTTGGACTGGCCTCCTATCAGGCCCTGCAACGCCGCAAAGAAATTGGCATCCGTAAGGTATTGGGTGCTACCACTACCCAGGTGACCAGCTTGCTGGCCAAAGATTTTGTCCGCCTGGTGCTGGTTTCAATTCTGCTTGCTGTGCCAATTTCGATGTACATCATGCAAAAATGGCTGGAAAACTTTGCTTACCGTACCAATATTCCCTGGTGGGCCTTTGTGCTGGCAGCGGTAGTGGCAGTGATGATTGCGGTGCTGACGGTGAGTTTGCAAAGCATCCGGGCGGCATTGGCCAATCCAGTGAATGCCCTACGGAGTGAATAG
- a CDS encoding HsdM family class I SAM-dependent methyltransferase yields the protein MIDDVLSRFDFTPDTGLVWVTKSQEAANYTELLAINEAKRFKADAVYFRRFENSNHSVPQVYIYDRAFSDDELLETHTNLWSSGVVPLFYVATSTEVKIYNCSKSLEGKGKKNLRLDPIQIFSLIGDIQQKIEAEKFSAKLFDNGTFWEEHPEILKVSESPYQKLLNGLLNAKKNLEQQQELHLSPSTISKLLIIGVLVKYLEDKEDKNGTNLLEISRDFYQQFPDCKQFTDILRNGYINAFLEELNIKFNGKVFDLKPEEKQELGKANLSYVAAVFDADIEGHQYVLWKLYAFNFLPIELISGIYEAFLKKEKGVVYTPPYLVNLLIDECMPLDKAEEMFSTGTFKVLDPACGSGIFLVAALKRMVQWQAILNYKATESIDYPNIETIKRIVRDNIFGVDIEEGATFISIFSLCIAICDKLSPMQIWNELRFDDLGEENIVTDNFFGVFDQLKAQGFDLVIGNPPFNPPSGFSKLGYFDLIQKNFSITPNLLISGGQLALFFLDKAVELRRSGGKICFILPANSWLYNSKATPYRTFFMENYRVEKIFDFTHLSDRLFHGSATPAVCATIATDLQPKERLGKVLHIIIKRSKVAEERFYFEIDHYDVHQIKYKIALDNSLVWKCNLFSGGRLIQLISYLSGLRSLDEFLFKMKNEKNWVYGEGYKANDYAVASEKNTYVEAEWITDKQTVEKLDESGMTITIEQRKYFSRPRSTKKNIFKPPHILIKESLGKNKIPMAFSEEYLCFNDRIFGIHAPLDQRNELFRLYESFLRSSSLNRLYALTTSGESGVTKSPFVLDGIDILKIPYPENPEDIQLGYSEKIIQDDVLNYYIKSSSNSEKSPLNYSTTESHLHAFGEVFCNTLNPIYEQNGMKWFSLGFQFDQTTVMHVFCFGKPQQGILPEIFEGGLAGIEKLLYNTTRRNIRISRVLREYLHIEGYDVLILIKPRALRYWLRSIALRDADETFADLKISGF from the coding sequence ATGATTGACGATGTGCTTTCAAGATTCGATTTTACACCAGATACAGGTTTAGTGTGGGTTACTAAATCTCAAGAAGCCGCAAATTATACTGAACTATTGGCCATCAATGAGGCAAAACGCTTCAAGGCTGATGCGGTTTATTTTAGAAGATTCGAAAATTCAAACCATTCAGTCCCACAGGTCTATATTTACGATCGTGCTTTTTCCGACGATGAATTGTTAGAAACGCATACCAATTTGTGGAGTAGTGGAGTCGTGCCGTTATTTTACGTCGCTACTTCTACGGAAGTAAAAATTTACAATTGCTCTAAAAGCCTTGAAGGGAAAGGGAAAAAGAATCTCCGACTTGACCCCATTCAGATCTTTTCCCTAATTGGTGATATTCAGCAAAAAATTGAAGCTGAAAAATTTTCCGCCAAGTTATTTGACAATGGTACATTTTGGGAGGAGCATCCAGAAATCTTAAAAGTTTCTGAGAGTCCTTACCAAAAACTATTGAATGGCTTACTAAACGCTAAAAAGAATTTAGAACAACAGCAAGAGCTTCATTTATCACCCTCTACAATTAGTAAACTACTCATTATCGGTGTTTTGGTTAAATATCTTGAAGATAAGGAAGATAAAAACGGTACGAATTTATTGGAAATTAGCCGAGATTTCTACCAGCAATTTCCTGATTGCAAACAATTTACAGATATTCTTCGAAACGGTTATATCAATGCCTTTTTGGAAGAGTTGAATATAAAATTTAACGGTAAAGTATTCGATCTTAAACCTGAAGAAAAGCAAGAATTAGGAAAAGCAAATCTAAGCTATGTTGCTGCCGTCTTCGATGCAGATATTGAAGGGCATCAATATGTGCTTTGGAAACTTTATGCCTTCAATTTTTTGCCCATTGAATTAATTAGTGGTATTTATGAAGCCTTTTTGAAGAAAGAAAAAGGTGTAGTTTATACCCCCCCCTACCTCGTCAATCTGTTAATAGATGAGTGTATGCCTTTGGACAAGGCGGAAGAAATGTTTTCAACTGGAACCTTCAAGGTGCTTGACCCTGCTTGCGGCTCTGGCATTTTTTTAGTTGCAGCATTAAAACGAATGGTCCAATGGCAAGCCATTCTCAACTATAAGGCTACTGAATCGATTGACTATCCGAATATCGAAACCATTAAACGAATCGTCAGAGATAACATATTTGGTGTGGATATCGAGGAAGGGGCAACCTTCATTAGTATTTTTAGTCTTTGCATTGCCATTTGTGATAAACTTTCTCCTATGCAAATTTGGAACGAATTACGTTTCGATGATTTGGGGGAAGAGAATATTGTGACTGACAATTTTTTTGGAGTTTTTGACCAACTTAAAGCGCAAGGATTCGATTTAGTCATTGGAAACCCGCCATTTAACCCTCCAAGCGGTTTTTCGAAATTAGGATATTTTGATTTAATTCAAAAGAATTTTTCAATTACGCCAAACTTGTTAATAAGTGGAGGACAATTAGCCCTTTTTTTCTTAGACAAAGCTGTAGAACTTCGAAGAAGTGGAGGCAAAATTTGTTTCATTTTACCTGCCAATTCTTGGCTATACAATAGTAAAGCCACTCCATATCGTACTTTTTTTATGGAGAATTATCGAGTTGAAAAAATCTTTGATTTTACCCATTTAAGTGATAGATTATTCCATGGTAGTGCAACTCCGGCTGTTTGCGCCACAATCGCGACTGATTTACAGCCCAAGGAGAGGCTCGGAAAAGTACTTCATATTATTATCAAAAGAAGTAAAGTTGCTGAAGAACGTTTTTATTTTGAAATAGACCACTACGATGTTCACCAAATTAAGTATAAAATTGCTCTTGATAATTCTCTTGTGTGGAAATGTAACCTTTTTAGTGGTGGCCGATTAATCCAGTTAATTTCTTATTTAAGTGGTTTGAGGAGCCTAGATGAATTTCTTTTTAAAATGAAGAATGAAAAGAATTGGGTCTATGGAGAAGGCTATAAAGCAAATGATTATGCTGTGGCATCAGAAAAAAATACATACGTCGAAGCCGAGTGGATTACAGATAAACAAACAGTTGAGAAATTGGATGAAAGTGGAATGACGATAACTATTGAGCAAAGAAAATATTTTTCAAGGCCAAGAAGTACAAAAAAAAACATATTCAAACCACCTCATATTTTAATTAAAGAGAGTTTAGGGAAAAATAAAATCCCTATGGCTTTTTCCGAAGAGTACTTATGTTTTAATGACAGAATATTTGGGATTCATGCACCTTTAGACCAAAGAAATGAGCTATTCAGATTATATGAATCGTTTTTGAGATCTTCTTCGCTTAATCGACTATACGCATTAACTACCAGCGGTGAATCAGGAGTTACAAAATCACCATTTGTATTAGACGGAATTGATATACTAAAAATCCCATATCCTGAAAACCCTGAAGATATACAGCTTGGTTATTCAGAAAAAATCATCCAAGATGATGTTTTGAATTACTACATCAAATCTAGTTCAAATAGCGAAAAATCGCCATTGAATTATAGCACAACCGAAAGCCACCTTCATGCTTTTGGCGAAGTCTTCTGCAATACCTTAAACCCTATCTACGAGCAAAACGGCATGAAATGGTTTTCTCTAGGATTTCAATTTGATCAAACAACTGTCATGCACGTTTTTTGTTTCGGAAAACCTCAACAAGGAATACTGCCTGAAATCTTCGAAGGTGGACTAGCAGGTATTGAAAAATTACTCTACAATACCACGAGACGCAATATTCGCATTAGTCGGGTATTGCGAGAATATTTGCATATAGAAGGCTACGATGTACTGATCTTGATTAAACCTAGAGCACTGCGCTATTGGTTAAGGTCTATTGCTCTCCGCGATGCTGATGAAACTTTTGCTGATCTAAAAATAAGCGGATTTTAG
- a CDS encoding ABC transporter permease, which yields MSRPEQPMPQPPRWADRLLEWFCAPHLLENVQGDLHEEFFYQVEQIGVQKAKFQYILEVLGFVKPFAIQRKPSPYPSSITTFHPTMIRNYFNIAIRNLAKNRLYAALNIFGLTIGTICCLYILLYVQDERSYDKHHAGAERLYRLTTELDFPDTKDPHRMSTCSPPIIPAMQAEFPEVEMSTRVVDLAPFGVERFLFKVGDKVFYENTGYVVDSTFFETFDYKFLAGNPKKALNAPQSMVISAALAIKLFNTTDALNKTLRVTGQVEEETYKVTGVFNNSLGKSHLMPDFFMPMNSRGMGEYVRSDNTWAGNNFLFGYLKFKPGTDVQAFEAKLPAFIERNGGDQLRQMKMNKKLFLQPVRAIHTSAEGLDVSKGTSERFLNMLLLIAGFIQLVACINFMNLSTARSTRRAKEVGVRKAVGAGRASLMGQFLSESMLMTLIAVGLAVPMIWLLLPLLNLITGASLQLQLTQDWSIWGTIVALVLLTGVVAGSYPAFYLSSFNPLSIFRGMRDTKNSKGAINLRKALVVSQFIISSVLIFGAVVIQRQLNYMLKQDMGFEKNQKIVFPIRANESRNQLESFRNKLALLPEVASVTGMSAYPGQFVPNDISMYKEGESMNSATIIRFAFTDENFINTLKVKLLAGRNFTSRDTSSEEFSAKVIVNETTLKTMNIPLDQAPGMVLRSDRGNGELIQYTIVGVMQDINFERMSEKVSPYMIRVSPHEDLPQVITDVSTQDYPSFVQKSQQIWSELFPAVPFEYTFLDQEVAKLYQSEQTFSRIIGAFTLIAIFISCLGLFGLSVFAAEQRMKEIGIRKVLGASVGNLTGLLARDFVVLVIISILIASPIAWYLMNQWLKDFAYRIDIQWWMFVLAGGIAVVVAFLTVSFQSVRSALANPVKSLRSE from the coding sequence ATGAGCCGCCCAGAACAACCCATGCCGCAGCCACCCCGCTGGGCCGATCGCCTCTTGGAGTGGTTTTGTGCCCCACACCTGTTGGAAAACGTGCAGGGCGATTTGCACGAAGAGTTCTTTTATCAGGTAGAACAGATTGGGGTACAAAAAGCAAAATTTCAATACATTCTCGAAGTGTTGGGCTTCGTCAAACCCTTTGCCATCCAACGCAAGCCCAGTCCATATCCATCATCCATCACCACATTTCATCCGACCATGATCCGCAACTATTTCAACATCGCCATCCGCAATTTGGCCAAAAACCGACTGTACGCTGCCCTCAATATTTTTGGCCTGACCATCGGCACCATTTGTTGTTTGTACATCCTGCTGTATGTGCAGGACGAACGCAGTTACGACAAACACCACGCAGGCGCGGAGCGCTTGTATCGACTGACTACCGAGCTCGATTTTCCCGACACCAAAGACCCTCACCGCATGTCGACCTGTTCGCCACCGATCATTCCGGCCATGCAGGCGGAGTTTCCGGAGGTGGAAATGTCAACGCGGGTGGTCGACCTAGCACCGTTTGGCGTGGAACGGTTCTTGTTCAAAGTAGGCGATAAGGTTTTTTATGAAAACACGGGTTACGTGGTAGACAGCACTTTTTTTGAAACCTTTGATTACAAATTTTTAGCTGGAAACCCTAAAAAAGCGCTGAACGCCCCGCAGTCCATGGTGATTTCAGCAGCATTGGCCATCAAGCTCTTCAATACGACCGATGCCCTGAACAAAACCTTGCGTGTCACCGGACAAGTGGAAGAAGAAACCTACAAAGTCACGGGGGTATTCAATAATTCCCTGGGCAAAAGCCACCTCATGCCCGATTTTTTTATGCCCATGAACTCACGGGGCATGGGCGAATACGTGCGGAGCGACAACACCTGGGCGGGCAATAATTTCCTCTTTGGCTACCTCAAATTTAAGCCCGGCACCGATGTACAGGCTTTTGAAGCCAAACTCCCCGCCTTTATTGAGCGCAACGGCGGTGACCAATTGCGCCAGATGAAAATGAATAAAAAACTGTTTCTCCAGCCAGTTAGGGCCATCCACACCAGTGCAGAGGGGTTGGACGTATCCAAAGGAACCAGTGAGCGCTTCCTGAACATGCTGCTCCTGATCGCCGGTTTTATTCAACTGGTCGCCTGCATCAATTTTATGAACCTGAGTACCGCTCGCAGTACCCGCCGGGCTAAGGAGGTAGGTGTACGCAAGGCCGTCGGTGCGGGGCGTGCCTCGCTGATGGGGCAATTTTTGAGTGAGAGTATGCTCATGACTTTAATTGCCGTAGGACTTGCGGTGCCCATGATTTGGTTGCTATTGCCTTTACTCAACCTGATTACAGGCGCATCCTTACAACTTCAACTGACCCAGGATTGGTCTATCTGGGGCACAATTGTCGCTTTGGTGTTGCTCACCGGAGTGGTGGCAGGCAGTTACCCGGCATTTTACCTCTCCTCTTTTAATCCGCTCAGTATTTTTAGAGGAATGCGGGATACCAAAAATTCCAAAGGGGCCATCAATTTGCGCAAGGCGCTGGTGGTAAGCCAGTTCATTATTTCTTCGGTTTTGATCTTTGGAGCTGTGGTCATTCAACGGCAATTGAACTATATGCTGAAACAGGACATGGGTTTTGAAAAAAATCAAAAAATAGTCTTTCCCATCCGGGCTAACGAAAGCCGTAACCAACTGGAAAGTTTCCGCAATAAACTGGCCTTATTGCCCGAGGTCGCCAGTGTGACCGGCATGTCGGCCTATCCTGGTCAGTTTGTACCCAACGACATTTCGATGTACAAAGAGGGTGAAAGCATGAATAGTGCCACCATCATTCGATTTGCGTTTACGGATGAAAACTTTATAAACACCCTCAAAGTCAAACTTTTAGCGGGACGTAACTTCACTTCCAGAGACACTTCCAGCGAGGAGTTCAGCGCCAAAGTCATTGTGAACGAAACCACCCTCAAAACCATGAATATCCCGCTGGACCAAGCGCCGGGAATGGTTTTGCGCAGTGATCGGGGCAATGGCGAGTTGATCCAATACACCATTGTCGGCGTGATGCAGGACATCAACTTTGAGCGCATGTCAGAAAAGGTAAGTCCTTATATGATCCGGGTGTCTCCACACGAAGATTTGCCGCAGGTCATCACGGATGTAAGCACCCAGGATTACCCAAGCTTTGTCCAAAAATCTCAACAGATTTGGAGTGAATTGTTCCCTGCTGTACCATTTGAATATACTTTCCTGGATCAGGAAGTTGCCAAGCTCTATCAGTCGGAACAAACCTTCTCGCGCATCATCGGTGCGTTTACCCTGATTGCCATTTTTATCTCCTGTCTGGGGCTGTTTGGCCTTTCGGTTTTTGCGGCCGAGCAGCGCATGAAGGAAATTGGCATCCGCAAGGTGCTCGGAGCCAGTGTAGGCAATCTAACCGGTTTGTTGGCCAGGGATTTTGTGGTGCTGGTCATCATCTCTATCCTCATCGCCTCACCTATCGCCTGGTATTTGATGAACCAATGGCTGAAGGATTTTGCCTATAGAATTGACATCCAGTGGTGGATGTTTGTATTGGCCGGGGGTATTGCGGTGGTGGTCGCGTTTTTGACCGTTAGTTTCCAAAGTGTCCGCTCGGCCTTGGCGAACCCAGTGAAGTCGCTGCGGAGTGAGTAG
- a CDS encoding T9SS type A sorting domain-containing protein yields MKKIIFIVAAFSLAGSIRGQTLERSVLGAAGKVDVGKTMQLEWTLGEVAVRRYTHPGGEINEGFHQPYLAVERDEKRTTEDQRFSVFPNPTGADLFVQAKLSTSEQVQLKLIDSAGRLLLPVRRSGHIVNEQLDLKHIPAGHYYLLVTNARGKLLHSAKILKQ; encoded by the coding sequence ATGAAAAAAATCATTTTCATCGTGGCTGCTTTTTCGTTGGCGGGGAGCATTCGGGGCCAAACGCTGGAGCGCTCGGTGCTCGGTGCAGCGGGCAAAGTAGATGTCGGCAAAACCATGCAATTAGAATGGACCCTGGGTGAAGTGGCCGTCCGCCGCTACACCCACCCGGGAGGCGAAATCAATGAAGGCTTTCACCAGCCCTACCTTGCAGTAGAAAGAGACGAAAAAAGGACTACCGAGGACCAGCGTTTTTCCGTTTTTCCTAACCCTACTGGAGCCGATTTGTTTGTACAGGCAAAACTCAGTACCAGTGAACAGGTGCAATTGAAACTGATCGACTCAGCTGGCAGGCTGCTCTTGCCCGTTCGCAGATCAGGACACATCGTGAATGAACAATTGGATTTAAAGCACATACCCGCTGGACATTACTATCTACTGGTGACCAATGCCCGGGGTAAACTGCTCCATTCGGCCAAAATACTCAAGCAATAA